AGAACGGAGAGCGCAGAAAGAAATTGGGGCAGGAGTTCGACTCCTGCCCCGATGGCATTGTGTGCTGCCGTCCGCAGTCACCCGTCACTCAACTTCTTCCAGTTCGTATTCGCTCGACCCAAGCCCGAGCTTCTCCGCCGCGCGCACCTGGATGTACGGGTCCTTGCCGTGGATGCGGTGAAAGAGGTGTCTGCCCTCCTGGTCGTTCATGACGAGCGGCGGCGGCACTGTCCCCGGGAGAAGGCTGCGTCGGTCAATGCTGTCGAGCGTAGCCTGCTCTATGGAAACGATGTCCTTTGCGGCGAAGATGCCGATGTCCGGCACGAGGTTGGCGCTCGTGAAGCCCCAGCAGTCGCAGTACGGCGTGACGTTGAGCGCGAAGTTGATGAACGCCGCGTTCCCTTGCGGGAAACGGCTCATGACCGCCTGGACGGCGATGGCCGTCAGTTCCTGAAACGAGGCGGCGATCTCGTCGCGGATCGAGAGCGCCCCCGTAGGGCATAGATCGTTGCACTCGAGGCAGAAGTTGCATTCGTGGAAGCCGACATGCAGCTTCATATCGTCGGCGAAGCGCATCGCGCGTACTCGACAGTGTTCCGCGCACTTCGCGCAGCCGTCGGAGTAGTGCGTGCATTTGTCCGCGTCCCAGTAAGGATCCGCATGCTGGACCATGTGCATTGCGCTTCGATTCTTGCCGATCATCGCCCCTAGCGCGATGTTCTTGATGGAGGCGCCGAAGCCCGTGTTCCCGTGCCCTTTGACGTGCGACAGGCATACCAGATAGTCGGCATCCCATACCTCTCCGCCGATCTGCAGCTCAGGCAGGTTCTTGTAGTCAATGCGATGGGCGTAGAAGTATTTGTCGCCGCTCCCCGCGGCTGGAAGGATAGGGCAGCCGATCGTCTCCGTCGTGTAGCCTCTCTCGACGGCCGACATTGCCCCTCCGAGCGTGTCTGTGACGAACGGACGCCCACCGGCGCATCTGATGAACGAGACGAGTCTGCGGACGAACAGCGGGTGGATCGTCGAGTAGCCGATGTTCCCGCCGAGGTGCATCTTGATGCAGACCCGCTTGTCCTTGAGTTCGGGCGCGATGCTGAGGCGATCGAGGACGCGGTCGAACTTGGCTGGGAGAGTCGAGTCCGCCTTGAGTTCGCGCGCGACAGCCGAGGCGAAGAATACCTTGCTCATTCCAGTGATTGCTCCCTGATGAAGTGGGTTTACGCGCCCTGATTATCCCCGAACCGGCGCCGGGTGTCAAGGTTTCATCGGTCGGGGAGGCCGACTTCAGTTGAGGATCGAGCCTCTTGACGTGATCACGGTCGCGCCGGCGCCTCCCAGGCTCACGGCCGCCGGCATTTGCCAGGGATACGGCAGGATGCGTCTCGGTCTCGCGGCGAACAGGCGCTCGAGCAGATCGTCGGCGGGATCGGCTGCCGGCCGCGATGCGACCGTCGTGCGAGGCATGTTCGGCGCGAGCTGAGACCGGTATGACGCGTACAGCTTGGGCGTTTCGTACACGACCAGGAGGTTCGTCATGCTGCGGGCGGGCCTGACGATCGTACTGCCGCGGTAGTAGAGGGCGGTGGAACTGCCGCCGTCGAGGTTCAGCGCGTCAACTGCGCCGAGGTGGCGCATGACCTTCGCCAGTTCGCTCAGGTATACGGGGGTGCTCGTCGTGACGAGTATCAGCTTGTTCGAGTCGGTCATGCCGACCGCCGTGCGCGGCTTCCGCCTGAAGATCTCCGGGTCCCGGAAGCCCTCCGACTTCGGCGCTACCGACGGCTTGCCGTTCCGTACAAGCGTGGGTCCGGTGCAGAGAACCGTCCGGCAGCCCGCCCAGTCGGAGGTTCGCCCTTCTCTCATGCTCTTGAAGTCCACTCGCCCTTGGTCCGTGACGCACAGGGCGACGCCTACAGATCCCGAGTGAACCAGCTTGCCCTCGATTACGATGTCTCCCGTGGGCCTGTAACTGCGGGTGCAGAAGAACGTACCGGTGATCGCCGCCGTAGGATTCAGCCTCTCGACCATCGCCCCGAATGTCTCGCTGGTGCCCGTGCCGTTCTTCGCAAGGGCGGGGGTGACGCGCACGTTCGGAGATGCCATGTTGACGTAGACGACGTTGGCCGACACGCCGCTCCAGCGCACTTTGGTGTAGGAGACGTTCTCGCCGTAGGCCAGTTCAGCGGCATACAGCAGGAAGGAAACGGCGAACAGCAGCGTCATCCTGGTTCTCATGGCACCTCTCCTCATGTTCAAACTCTCACTGCTGAGCTTGCATGATCCGTGCCGAACCGCCTACGGTAAGTACCGGTTTTCTGGATGCGAGTGACGCCGGATCGGAACCGCCGGAACAAGCCGGTATTATTACCTGTTTTCCGTGTTTGGTGCTTGACAGCCCGAAAGCAGGCAAATATACTGGGAAAGTAGATTACTTGCCGTAGGCGTGGGTCGGATAGTCTGCAGAGGCAGGATGTGCAGAGACACTCGCGTCCGGGCGCATGATGGTTTGCGTTCTGCTTGCAGTCTCGTTCTCAGCGCAGTTTTGGAGCGACGAAGATGCGACGGCCGAACGTTTCGAAACGCGAGTTCGTCTTCCTGGCGGGCGAGCGAAGCTTGGAAGCCCGAATCCTCAATACGTCTTCGGACGTGCTGGGATCGGGCTTCTTGAGTTACCGACCCAGCATGGGAGAGGGGTGATGCGAACGGATCATATCTGCCCCGCAATCACCACCGGCTCATAAGGCCGGCAGCGACGATAAAAGGAGGTTGTTGAGAAATGTTGAAGAAGTGCATTCTCTGTCTGTGCCTGATGTCTGTCGGCACATTGCTGGTGTCGGGTGCCTCTGCGCAGACTCCGGTGGACGCCGTCGCGAGTGCGGTCGCCAATAGCGGGGTCTTCCCGGAGGGCACGAGCGTAGTCGGTGTCACCTATGACGACACCAGCGCGGTAGTTGATCTGAGTGGCGAAGCCATCACTCCAAACTTCGGCGATGCTCTGTCGGATGCAATGGTTGAAGCCATCACGGATGCTCTGGCCGAGTTTGAGAACATCAAGGCCATCGAAGTCACTGTTGCCGGCAAGCCTCTGTGGGAGTACCTCCCACAGGCCGACGCGTCCGTCGCGTCTACCGCGCCTTCCCTTCTCAGAGCCATGTCCGTGCAGGCTCCGCTGGTCTCCGGTGTGGCAGCCCTAACGAGCGAGTTGGCGGGCAAAGGCGTCGGCCTATACCCGAGCCACGGCATGTATTGGCATCAGGGCTACAACCGCTGGTTCGTTTCTATGCGGACCTTGTGTGGGCCGAATCCCAGTCCTCCTCTTCCCGCGGGGTGGGATTCGACTTGGCAGAGTGTCTACCAGCCGAGCAACTACTACTACTGGACAAAAGGCTTCCAGTGGGGATCGTTCTATGAGGACTATCGCACTCCGCAGGAGATCACCTTCCTAAAGGCTTACTGTGAGTCGTCAGGTGCGAACGTCATCGTGGGGAGAAACCTCGACAAGGCCGCGGGCGATTTCGACTACAATGCCTACGGGTACCCAAACTGCGCGTATCCGATTCCGAAGTGGGCTACGGCTGCAAAGTACTACCTGCAGGATATCGGTGCGCCCGAGGCGGTCTGGAACGAGCCTTCTCTGACCGCTCAGACCGACAAGGATATCCGGGCGAGGCCGTACTGGACCAACTATAACATGGTTGAGCCCGTATTTGGCGAAAAGAAGTGGCCGCTGACCGCCGCCGAGAAGGATATCGTCAAGAACAGGCCGGACGTCTGGGAGAACTGGGTATCCATCCACTTGCACACCAATGCGGCTGGGGCCGGCACTGCTCGCGGCACCGAGACCTACTGGTATACCTCGACCTATCCGTGGCTGCAGTCGAAGGCTCAGGCTCTCGCCAAGTCGTTCAACGACGCCATGATCAACGCCATCAAGAACGAGTACGATGGTTTCT
This window of the Armatimonadota bacterium genome carries:
- a CDS encoding GerMN domain-containing protein; amino-acid sequence: MLKKCILCLCLMSVGTLLVSGASAQTPVDAVASAVANSGVFPEGTSVVGVTYDDTSAVVDLSGEAITPNFGDALSDAMVEAITDALAEFENIKAIEVTVAGKPLWEYLPQADASVASTAPSLLRAMSVQAPLVSGVAALTSELAGKGVGLYPSHGMYWHQGYNRWFVSMRTLCGPNPSPPLPAGWDSTWQSVYQPSNYYYWTKGFQWGSFYEDYRTPQEITFLKAYCESSGANVIVGRNLDKAAGDFDYNAYGYPNCAYPIPKWATAAKYYLQDIGAPEAVWNEPSLTAQTDKDIRARPYWTNYNMVEPVFGEKKWPLTAAEKDIVKNRPDVWENWVSIHLHTNAAGAGTARGTETYWYTSTYPWLQSKAQALAKSFNDAMINAIKNEYDGFWAEAMYPVGPNPPEWPSGTYRGYDHDGPSTPSTTSGWQDRGVKTSNFGEIREAMVPAVLTELLFHDDWKFYPDHVFAMDRIFQSTVAWGMYEGICNHFGVTPKARLAAAVESIDVPQVVAPGQAFTGAVTVKNLGQAWCWGDKWVDMIYFPYTVWYLAAAAGDPFVPAGTKLAVPNAAPVFPGDSLTFNLTLTAPVTTGQYATEWQMLKDDARGGAFGDVASARIEVANSVGKVTAGGWFDLVGKKATCGFVCEYVDGAAAPTGSLSYQDHDLKMSVQATEMIALGIAGNQAWFYANCTINGEPGHWFRVDVTDNGEPGSADVFKITLDTGYTAGGTLGGGNVQIH
- a CDS encoding phosphodiester glycosidase family protein, encoding MRTRMTLLFAVSFLLYAAELAYGENVSYTKVRWSGVSANVVYVNMASPNVRVTPALAKNGTGTSETFGAMVERLNPTAAITGTFFCTRSYRPTGDIVIEGKLVHSGSVGVALCVTDQGRVDFKSMREGRTSDWAGCRTVLCTGPTLVRNGKPSVAPKSEGFRDPEIFRRKPRTAVGMTDSNKLILVTTSTPVYLSELAKVMRHLGAVDALNLDGGSSTALYYRGSTIVRPARSMTNLLVVYETPKLYASYRSQLAPNMPRTTVASRPAADPADDLLERLFAARPRRILPYPWQMPAAVSLGGAGATVITSRGSILN
- a CDS encoding DUF362 domain-containing protein, with amino-acid sequence MSKVFFASAVARELKADSTLPAKFDRVLDRLSIAPELKDKRVCIKMHLGGNIGYSTIHPLFVRRLVSFIRCAGGRPFVTDTLGGAMSAVERGYTTETIGCPILPAAGSGDKYFYAHRIDYKNLPELQIGGEVWDADYLVCLSHVKGHGNTGFGASIKNIALGAMIGKNRSAMHMVQHADPYWDADKCTHYSDGCAKCAEHCRVRAMRFADDMKLHVGFHECNFCLECNDLCPTGALSIRDEIAASFQELTAIAVQAVMSRFPQGNAAFINFALNVTPYCDCWGFTSANLVPDIGIFAAKDIVSIEQATLDSIDRRSLLPGTVPPPLVMNDQEGRHLFHRIHGKDPYIQVRAAEKLGLGSSEYELEEVE